CCCCGAGCGATGCGCTGCCCGCCTGAATGAAACTCCTTCGGTCCATGGTTGTGGGGGTTTCGAGAGACACCGGTCCCGTCGCCCGGTTTGGACGACACTGCCACTGTCTCCCACACCCAGTGTACCGATGAAACGAAGTTATAGCTGCCCGGCATTATCAGGATCCGTTACTGTCACCAGCGTTTATAGGTTCGAATGTATGCAGGCTCGGTTCGGTGATGGAGGACGGCTGGATGGGGAGTGCAGCCACGACCCCGTCCGCGGCTGCCAGCGGCAATCGGTCACTCCGGGTGTCCGACCCGATCGATCAGGCTGTTCGCAGTGCGTGTGCTCTCGGTACTGTAATTGTAGTGGATCGAAACCGGCGACGGCGTGGGGACCGTGGGTCGACGGTCCGTTCGATCCGCCAAACGATCGCGGCTGCCTGACAGTTCGTTCGATTCGACAGTCAGTGAGCAAGAGTGTCCTGCGACACGATTATCACGTCATACAGTACTGAGCTATATTCCAACGGTTTCGTTACACCTGTCCGTCGGCGACCCCGATCGGTGACTGGTAGAGAAGGTCCTATCGACGGGGGACAGTCCGACAGGTAGATCATGACAGACGACAACGATTTGTCCGAAACAGGCTCCGGATCGAACGAGCGAATAATGAGTAATGAGTCGTCACGACGCCGCGTTCTCGCCGCCTCTGCAGTGCTCAGCGCTGGTGCGCTGGGCGGGGTGTCAGCCGTCGCCGCAGACGACCACGTGGACAGTGACAAACGGAAAGGCGACGAGAAACCGGTCGACGAGCCACCCGAGGCCGTCCCGGACGAGTTCGCGAACGACATCGAGATCCTCAACTTCGCTCGTCTTCTCGAGTTCCTCGAAGCGACGTTCTACACGAGGGGAATCCGAAACATTAGCGAGCAAGAGTTCAGAGCGGCCGTCGAGGAGTACGGTGTGATTCAGGATCGGGTCGTCAACCGATTTCGCGTGATTCGCGATCACGAAATCACGCACGCGCAGGCGCTCGGCGAGACGGTCGAACTGCTCGGCGGAGAGCCGATCGCAGCGCCGGAGTTCGACTTCGGGACGGCCGTTCAAGATCCCGACGAGTTCATCGCGACCGGTGCCCAGCTCGAGGACGTCGGCGTGTCGGCGTACGCCGGTGCAGCACCATCGATCGAGTCGGCGGAACTGATCCCTCCGGCGCTCAGTATCCACAGCGTCGAAGCTCGCCACGCCTCGTTCCTCCGGGAACTCAACGACGAGATCGGGTTCCCGACGCCGTTCGATCAGCCCCGATCCCGATCGGAGGTCGAGGAACTGGCGAGCCAGTTCATCGTCGGTTAGGCCGTTCGTGGCGGGGGCGAGCGCCGATTCTCGACGTCAGCGTCGGTATCGTATCATCTCGTATCCCGCCCGTGCGTGCGAACTTCGGAGTTCGTTCTCACGATGGGTACCGATCGTTGATTTTCCGTCGTCCGGTCGCTCCCTGACGGGGAGTACAGCCAAGGCCCCGGCCCGCCAACATCCGGGTATGCCAGCAGATTCCAATCGCGCCGAGGAACCCGACCCGATCGAGGAGGATCCGACGGACACGCTCGATCTCGAGCATCCGGACGACGTCCAGATCGGCGTCACTCGCGGCGAGGCCGACATCGAGATCGGACCGCCGCGGGACTATCCCGATCGAGCGGACATCTCGGTCCGGCCGGAGGACGAGCGGGTAGTCCTGAGCGTCGACGCGATGGCAGGCGACCAC
The nucleotide sequence above comes from Halosolutus halophilus. Encoded proteins:
- a CDS encoding ferritin-like domain-containing protein; amino-acid sequence: MSNESSRRRVLAASAVLSAGALGGVSAVAADDHVDSDKRKGDEKPVDEPPEAVPDEFANDIEILNFARLLEFLEATFYTRGIRNISEQEFRAAVEEYGVIQDRVVNRFRVIRDHEITHAQALGETVELLGGEPIAAPEFDFGTAVQDPDEFIATGAQLEDVGVSAYAGAAPSIESAELIPPALSIHSVEARHASFLRELNDEIGFPTPFDQPRSRSEVEELASQFIVG